CTCTGTTAGGAATTGGGGCCACTTACTTGCTGAACTctgtaaattttctttctgatgcCAGGGAGCCAAAGAATTCCTTGTGCCCTCGAGGGAAGCAGGCAAGTTTTACTCTCTGCCACAGAGTCCTCAGCAGTTCAAGCAGCTCCTCATGGTTGGAGGCCTGGACAGGTAAGAGTTTCTTGAACTCCTGTTCTCTGCATGTCCTGTCTAGGGTTTGATTGCTTTATCTTTGAAGTTTAGAAACTTTCCAAAAAACCTCACTGGCAAGGATTTGTGTCTTGAAGAGAGATCCTTAAGTATTTAAGACTTTACAGTCAGATGAAATGTATCCTTCTGGAAAGCTGAAATCTTTACTGCTGTGTTAAATGCAAACCTGATCTGAAGCAGAGCCTTCCTGAAGGGCAGAAAATTTAATGTGTGATGAAAGCTGCTCCAGGAGTAACCTACAGAATTAATTGAGGTGAGGCTGGGCAGCTGAGCATGACTGAGACAAGGAAAAGCATGTCAGGGTGCCCAAGTGCAAAGCTTTTAATTGGGCTTACTTCTCCAAATCAAATGGATGAACGGGGAGACAGACAATTGTTCACAGTGAACTGCAGGCCAGGTTTGTCTGAGAGCTTTGCATGGCTGTTATGAGAGTCCTGGAGTGCAGTGAAGGTGGAATAAAGAGTTGAGTGTGCTGCCCTTGGGGGACAGCTCACCTGGCAGTCTCCAGTGCCTCTGGAAGATATAGAGATGGATACTGCTTGTTATGATTCCATTCTTTTGAAGGGATGGGAACAAAGATCATCTGCTGTGGGAGCAAAGCCCTCTCTTTCTggtttacttctttttttccttctctttgtgtGCTCAGTTCTATAGCCACAGTTGAGTTGAGGATACTTTAAATCATGGTCTAAGTCACAGTGTCACTGCAGGTACTTCCAGGTGGCTCGCTGCTACCGGGACGAGGGGTCACGGCCTGACAGGCAGCCAGAATTCACCCAGGTAATCACCAGCCtctgctgccttgctgctgctcctcaccccaagTGGCTCAGAGCTGTTTTCCCTTCTGCAGGCTTAGTCTGTGCCAGTCTGGTGCTGCTTTGGTGTGTGTTTCACTGGCACAGCCTTGGAAATTGGTGTGGGATGAGTGCGTGGTTGCTGTccttggctgctgcagtgccccAGGTGCAGATGTGGGAATTGCGTTGCAGCAGTGATTTTACTATGATGATACaatctcctcctgtcctgctAGGGCAGACATGCCATTCCTCAGCCTTGAAATCCTAGGCTGAGTTAGCCTGGTTCACTCAAGGCTGCTTCTGTGTCCTTGTCATCCTTACCTCATTCACTCTCTGAGGAGGTTGTTGGCTGAGTCATCAGCCTGGAGGGTGATCCTAAACACATTCCTGGCCTAATGCAGTCATGCTGTGATGTCATTTTGTGTATTGTTTCTTGTTCTGCTGGCTATGTACTCACAAGAAGCACCGTGAAAGCACAACCTGTAGCTAATGTGGAATTCCCCCCTTGTTCTCTGTTTTAAGATAGATATAGAGATGTCATTTATAGATCAAGCTGGGATCCAGAGGCTCATAGAGGGCCTCCTGCAACATTCCTGGCCTGAGGAAAGAGGCTCCATTGTGACTCCTTTCCCTTCCATGACATATGAGGAGGCACTGGCTGAATATGGGACTGATAAACCAGACACTCGCTTTGGGATGAAGGTGAGGATTTGCCCATTGAAAGcttgcagcttttcctttcagtcAGTGTTTTAATAACCTTTGGATCATGGATACATGGTTGGCTGGAGTTTTGAGTGCTGTAATTTACCCAAGGTGCCTGTTCCATTGTTGCTGCTGAAAAAGAGAGGATTTAATCAGTTGACTGTGAAAAATATATGTTCTAATAAAGCTTGATTTTAAAGGTGATGTAGGGAGCAACGTATCTTgactattttaaaagcaaaatcttcTAAAAGGGAATAGTGTTGAAGGTGTTAAGACACAGATGCAGGAATTTTTGCTTTGTATTCCTACCAGCAGTGCTttttcctgtgctctctccttTGTCAGATCGTGGATGTCAGTGAGGTTTTACGAGGATCAAACATTCATTTTGTGCAGAATGCCCTCAGTTACCCACATGGCTCCATCAGAGCCATTTGTATCCCTCAGGGAGTGGTAAGTGATGCTCTTACATCCTGTTTATGGTTTGTGtggaataaataaaatgctAATTTGAATTCCTTTGTTGGTATGGAAATGTTCCTTGCTATTTCTGGTGTTCTTAAGGGAGCTTGGGATTGGTTGTACTCCGTGTTAGGTGGGGCTGAGTGGTGTTAGAATGAAAAGGGAACAGGAAGGGTATTTTATTCttaggaagaggaggaaaacaacAGAGCTGCAAGATCTCATGAGGATAGGGAACCCTCTCAGGTCTCACCTTGCTTTCTGTCAGCTTTTTGATGTGCATCTCAATAATAAATTATGTCTTGTGACAGGAGATTTGTCCTGGTTAGGGGCTGggcatggcacagctctgggataGGCAGAGAATGATCAGGTGGTTCCATGTCCTTCTCTTGTTTGCTTTAGCTGCATTTTTGGGTACAATTTGTGTCTTATCATGGACCAAAATCAAGGTTTATAATAGATGTGGAAGACTTTTGACacagtcctgcattttggcaaGGAAACAGATTTAATTCTGGCTGTAGACATCTTTGTAGCTTGGGTAGTATGGAAAAAACAAGTCCTCTAAAAACTGAGTTTTATCTGGGGAGCAGGGCTTTGTGGCCATGGTTTCCTTTGGGATTCCTTTCAGTTTGGCACAAAGTGCAAGTTAGTGGCTTCCCAGGAGAGGGCACAGATGTGTTTGTTAGAGCAACACAAAAGTGTCATCTAGACCCACCCTAAACACTGGAGTAGCTGAAAAGTAATCAAGATCATGATGCAGCTCCTCATTTACTGCATGGCTTTGCATGCAAGAGTCAGCCCAgttgttttttctctgttcttccTCCAGTTTGAGCTCTGCATTCCCCATCCACAGTGTGGTGGTGTAGCCTTGTTTCTTCAGGCTGGAGGCAGTGACCTGACCCTGCTGACCAGATACATTTATTTGTGAGAGGGGGGCAAAATGTGTAGATCTGGAGGGGTCTTTTCCTGAAAGAAGCCCTCAGAGCAGACACCCAGCCCAGTGCTAAGGACCCTGTCCTGTTCCACAGCCTTCATAAGAACTTGAGCTGGAAACAAAAGAATTGAGATGTTTGCAACCAGCTTAATCAGTAGATTTGATATCTAGTCAAGTTTTCCAAGCTGATCTTTGCTGTGTCTTCTCTTGCTCTTTCCCCAGAGGTATCTCACAAATAAAGACTTGGGATCATTGAAGGAGTCTGCAAAATCCCAGTTTAACCAGGTGAGACAGAAACTCTCCTGAGGCTTTGAGAATGGTGAGTGACAAAGTGTGATAAAGGCAGAGGGAGGTAGGAGAGCAGTTTTTAATAGCTGAGAGAGCCTGAGCATGTAATGCTTTAAGTCAAGAGAGGGCAGCACTGCACTGAACATACCCTTAACCTTTCTCCAGGAAATCATGGAAATTATCTGCAGACCTGATGGAAGCTTGAAATCTCTGCTTACCAAGTTCCTCAGTGAGAAGGAGCAGTCAGAGCTCATCCAAGCACTGAACATGCAGGAGGGTGatgtggtgctgctggcagctggagagCACAAGCAAGTGGTAGGAGGCTTTTCTTGGGTGGCTCTGTGAGTTGAATGTTGCTGATGATGGTTTTGATGTTATCTGACCTCAGTCTGCTTCTTCTTATTATTAAAATAGGTCatcatttaattttctctttctctggaACGGCAGCTATAGCAACAGCAGATAAAGCATGAAATGTGCCTATTACTTTCATGGCCCCCAGTCAAATTCTAGGCAGGACTTGTAACTTAAATGAAGCCTGAAATGTAAAAAACCCTGCAACAAATCagtgccttctttttttttaacttcattttTGAAGCATCAAACAGATTGGAAAATGAGGTCGACTAGGTAATTGTGTCTCCCACAAGTGCATGACTTATTAGCAGCAATGGTGAGAGATTCTGTTTCCACCCTTCTCTCTGTTCTTGCCAGCAGATGTTACTGGCAagagcagagagaaataaaacaataaaacaaagcatTGTTTTATTATAAAGTGTCACGCTTTGCTCAATAGCCAACATTTTGTTGTATTCACTTCTGTgccttcatttctcagtctgcAAAGTGTGGATCTTACATGTGGTCCCCCAGTTAATCCAGGTTAGTCTGAGAAAGTTCTGAAGATGAAATAGCTGGGAAAACACGAACTTCCAAGCTCCTTACTTGGTGTCTATCAaaccctggtgctgctgctgccttggtaGGAAGGTGATACGTTTCAGAATATGAGGCTAAAGTGTTCAAGGCAGCAATGCATTCCAGCTGATGCTGTCTGTGGTACTTCCTTCATGGAACACTCTGCCTGGTGGGTGTTTGAGTGAGTTCCTGGTGGTGAAACCACCCTGGCTGATCTCTGCCTTCTCTCTGTTGCAGTGCTCTGCCTTAGGAGCCTTGCGCTTGTTGAGTGCCAACCTCctggaggcagctgggctggcactcCGTGATCCCACAGCCTTTCACTTCCTCTGGGTGGTGGATTTCCCCCTCTTCTTCCCTAAGGCTGAGAATCCCACTGAGCTGGAATCTGCTCATCACCCCTTCACTGCCCCTCATCCTTCAGATGTCAGCCTCCTGTATTCTGATCCCACAAAGGTAACCAACTTCatgcctgctgtgctggctcttTTACATGGAAAACCAGGCTAGCAGCAGCTGGGTTTAGTGTAAAAAGAGATGTTTCATGGGACTGACTGCACAAGGAAGATGTAGATATGTTGGAATGAGTCCAGAGGTGACTGCTAAGATCATCAAAGGGGTTGGAGCACTTCTGCTGTGAGTTaaggctgaaggagctgaggttgttcatcctggagaagagaaggctcaggagCAACACTAGAGTCCTTTCCAGTGCCTAAAGAGGCTagaagagagctggagaggggtaTTTTGCAGGGGCAagcagtgataggacaagaggagatgattttaaactgaaagagggtagacTTAGATTGGTATCAGGATAAAAATCTTCCctgtgaggcactggcacagattgccaagagcagctgtggctgccccatccctggcagtgttcaaggccaggctggcagggcttggGGCAACCTTGGATAGAggaaggggtccctgcccatggcagagggttggaactagaggatctttaaggtccctcccaacctaGTGTGATTCTATGATCTTGTATGTGTCTGGAAGAGATGGCTTCCTGATTACTGCAAATAGCAAATATTCACATGTGCCCCAGCAAAAGGAGCTGACAGAAAACCAAAATCTTATATTCTGACCTATCTCATTTGCTTCAGGTTTGATCAACCTTTCAAAAGGATTTGTTCTCCTCCCACATCAGTCAGAGGCACCCCATACCTCCAGCAGGACTGACACCTGAACTGCAACGTACCCCTGAGAGAGCAGTTTTACACCTTCCAGGGCTTCATTCCCAGTGTCTGTGAATCTCTGTGCAGATTGTTTCTAGGGGCAGCTGTGGGCCAGCCTCACAGagtgcctgtccctgtctctctgCAGGTCCGTAGCCAGCACTACGACCTTGTGCTGAATGGCAATGAGGTTGGAGGTGGCTCCATCAGAATTCACAGTGCAGAACAGCAGCGTTTTGTGCTGGAGAAAGTGCTGAAGGTAACACCTACAGATGCCTCTAATGATCTCTTGGAGATTTAAAAGCACGGATTAATTGAAATATTAATTACATAGTTTGAAAGAAACACTCATCTTCTCAGATAAAGACATAACTCCTAGCCCTGAGCAATGGATGCTTTCATTGTACCTTCATCTTGTGTTGCTAACAGGAGGAGCATTGCTTGTCCAGTGACACCTCTTCATGTGATTTTGCAGGAGGACTCTGAGGTGCTTTCCCATCTGATTGAGGCTTTGGAATTTGGAGCTCCACCTCATGGAGGAATTGCTTTAGGTAAGTGATCTGTAGTTCTACAGATGCAGGTCTTcagtggggttttgtttttgtttttttttttttggttgttggttggttggttgtttttttaatactaGATCCAGGGAACAAGGCTCATGGTTGTTAGGAAAAGCTTTGCTGCTTccatctctgcagcagctttgtggAAAGAAACAGAGGTCTGGTCACCAAGAGCAGAAAGTTGGGGTGTTCCTCTCCAGAGTCACAGTGGGGTTTAGGTTTTTAAGCAAGGACATTGGTGGCTCTAAGGATGGTCCTTACCTGCTGATCTGCAAACCCTGTATTCAGTGAGGTTGAGTCAGCTTTGTTCCCATTCCtatgcagccagagcaggatccctgtgctgcctgcctggagaCATGGGACAGAAATGGCACTTTGTGTTTCACACCATTCCCCTCTGCTGCCATCTCACTTCCCTCTCTCCTCACCTGCTTTGCTCATTAGTTCAGAAAATGtaagggtttgtttttttccctagaaCAATGCAAGTTCATGCTTTAaagaaagagggggaaaaaacccaaccaaccaacaacaTCCTCCCTACActcaccaaaataaaaaagcctACAAAGAATGAAGTTTTTTTAACCTGGGGTCTTGCAGTTTGACTTCCTCCATCCAGTCACCCAGAGCCTTTTGTTCCTCTTGAATTCTCAGTAGCTGTAATCCTTCCAAACTGCTtgatgcagagccctgagctgtaaagcagagccctgccagtGTTCTGCCATTCAGCTGCCCAAGTTTTGTTATGCTGTGTTTGCTGtctgtgtcctgcagccctTAGTGTGTTACAGAGCTTCCTGCAATattgaaaagctttattttggTAGACATTTCTGCTCTCGAGGCAAATCTCTTTCTCTGCTACCAGctgagattaatttttttcctcccttacTTGCTTCTTGCTTCACTCTTTTTCTTCAAGCTCAGTGATATTACCTCCTCaatctttctgatttttctgacTCAGGGGAGGTAATACAGAGCCATAACTCAAATGTTTGACCaatttgttttctgcttgtAGGACTTGACAGGCTGATCTCTCTCATTGTTGACGCTCCGAGTATCCGGGACGTCATTGCCTTTCCAAAATCCTTCAGGGGACGAGACCTGATGGGCAATGCTCCAGACTATGTCACTCCAGAAGAGCTGGAGCCATATCACATTCAGGTTTCCTGGCCTCTTGAGgagaaagaagcaaagaaaaactgaCTTCACACCAGTGGTGTAAGCTGATCTGATCAGCCAGAGGTGGTTACAGCTTCTAAAGGCCAGGATTCAGTGCAGGAAatatcagctgctgtggcagggtggggacagtCCAACTCCACTGGGCTGGATGGAGTGGGAGGTAGATAAGAGATCTTCCTGATAGGAATTCATCTTTGGGAGGTAATGGGAAGGACATGCCAAAAAGCAATAGCAAAGAATATAATTTTAGCATAGGATATTGAGACTATTTGCTTTAGTGTGTCATATTGGAAGGAAGATGGGTTCTGGTTTTTCCCAGCTCtcaaattttacattttacatttacatgtctgagctgctgctgtcctgccacAATTAGGTTAAATGTTAAAAGGTGTGTCCCAAATTCAGGAAAGCAATTTGTGATTGGATTGGTGAATGAAGGTGGCTCCCAAGAACTCCAGAAGAGCTGGAGCCATATCACATTCAGGTTTCCTGGCCTCTTGAAGAAAAAGAGGCAAA
This DNA window, taken from Melospiza georgiana isolate bMelGeo1 chromosome 9, bMelGeo1.pri, whole genome shotgun sequence, encodes the following:
- the DARS2 gene encoding aspartate--tRNA ligase, mitochondrial isoform X2, with protein sequence MALPRLLVRALHRAAAAAAPAAPDFNSFVTRTNTCGELRAAHVGQKVTLYGWVQYQRQGLFLVLRDFQGLTQVIIPQDEKMPTGDIEVKAETAEILNSCKKLPFEIKDFIKKSEALRMQYRYLDLRSSRLQWALRLRSRVVMRMREYLCNLHGFVDVETPTLFKRTPGGAKEFLVPSREAGKFYSLPQSPQQFKQLLMVGGLDRYFQVARCYRDEGSRPDRQPEFTQIDIEMSFIDQAGIQRLIEGLLQHSWPEERGSIVTPFPSMTYEEALAEYGTDKPDTRFGMKIVDVSEVLRGSNIHFVQNALSYPHGSIRAICIPQGVRYLTNKDLGSLKESAKSQFNQEIMEIICRPDGSLKSLLTKFLSEKEQSELIQALNMQEGDVVLLAAGEHKQVCSALGALRLLSANLLEAAGLALRDPTAFHFLWVVDFPLFFPKAENPTELESAHHPFTAPHPSDVSLLYSDPTKVRSQHYDLVLNGNEVGGGSIRIHSAEQQRFVLEKVLKEDSEVLSHLIEALEFGAPPHGGIALGLDRLISLIVDAPSIRDVIAFPKSFRGRDLMGNAPDYVTPEELEPYHIQVSWPLEEKEAKKN
- the DARS2 gene encoding aspartate--tRNA ligase, mitochondrial isoform X1 translates to MALPRLLVRALHRAAAAAAPAAPDFNSFVTRTNTCGELRAAHVGQKVTLYGWVQYQRQGLFLVLRDFQGLTQVIIPQDEAHSHVKELLSNAPLESVVRVTGTVSPRPQGQENPKMPTGDIEVKAETAEILNSCKKLPFEIKDFIKKSEALRMQYRYLDLRSSRLQWALRLRSRVVMRMREYLCNLHGFVDVETPTLFKRTPGGAKEFLVPSREAGKFYSLPQSPQQFKQLLMVGGLDRYFQVARCYRDEGSRPDRQPEFTQIDIEMSFIDQAGIQRLIEGLLQHSWPEERGSIVTPFPSMTYEEALAEYGTDKPDTRFGMKIVDVSEVLRGSNIHFVQNALSYPHGSIRAICIPQGVRYLTNKDLGSLKESAKSQFNQEIMEIICRPDGSLKSLLTKFLSEKEQSELIQALNMQEGDVVLLAAGEHKQVCSALGALRLLSANLLEAAGLALRDPTAFHFLWVVDFPLFFPKAENPTELESAHHPFTAPHPSDVSLLYSDPTKVRSQHYDLVLNGNEVGGGSIRIHSAEQQRFVLEKVLKEDSEVLSHLIEALEFGAPPHGGIALGLDRLISLIVDAPSIRDVIAFPKSFRGRDLMGNAPDYVTPEELEPYHIQVSWPLEEKEAKKN